One stretch of Nanoarchaeota archaeon DNA includes these proteins:
- a CDS encoding nucleotidyltransferase domain-containing protein, which translates to MLTKEQLKIFAVFKKDIFASLTFKQIKAQSLQKSNNIVQLALKEFQKQNLLNAQKTGDVTAYSLNLDNNMALSYLNLINELELYANKKLPKDMLKDIQNRIFKYSEFFILLVFGSYAENKATEKSDLDIALIAESEQSKKEMAPYIETIKRRALINIDYHIFTRKEFLEMLQIDQQNVGKEIYRKNIIYYGLIEYYNLIWRVKK; encoded by the coding sequence ATGCTGACAAAAGAGCAGTTAAAAATATTCGCGGTCTTCAAAAAGGATATTTTCGCATCGCTGACATTCAAGCAGATTAAAGCGCAAAGCCTTCAGAAATCAAACAATATTGTCCAGCTTGCGCTGAAGGAATTCCAAAAGCAGAACCTTCTTAATGCGCAAAAGACCGGCGATGTAACTGCTTATTCCCTAAATCTGGACAACAATATGGCATTATCATACCTGAATCTGATAAACGAGCTTGAACTATACGCAAACAAAAAGCTTCCGAAAGATATGCTAAAAGATATACAAAACAGAATTTTCAAATATTCCGAATTCTTCATACTTTTAGTTTTCGGCAGCTACGCAGAAAACAAAGCAACGGAAAAATCCGACCTCGACATTGCACTTATCGCAGAATCTGAGCAGTCAAAAAAAGAAATGGCGCCATATATTGAAACCATAAAAAGAAGGGCGTTAATAAATATCGATTATCACATATTTACGCGCAAGGAATTTCTTGAAATGCTCCAGATTGACCAGCAAAATGTCGGCAAGGAAATTTATCGGAAAAATATAATTTATTATGGATTGATAGAGTATTATAACCTGATATGGAGGGTGAAGAAATGA
- a CDS encoding V-type ATP synthase subunit B: MKEYKTISRVAGPLVFVEKTEPVGYGEVVKIALSNGETKSGQVLDTSKDIVVIQLFEGTSAVDREARVRFLGETIKLPVSGEMLGRILSGAGKPIDGGPEIIPEERRDIMGAAINPYSRASPSDFIQTGISTIDATNTLVRGQKLPIFSGSGLPHNEIALQIARQAKVVGQKGAFAVVFAAMGITNEEAQYFMADFEKTGALERAVVFLNLANDPAVERIVTPRMALTAAEYLAFEKDMHVLVILTDMSNYCESLREIGAAREEIPGRRGYPGYMYTDLATIYERAGMIKNRKGSITQIPILTMSGDDITHPIPDLTGYITEGQITLSRELHRKGIYPPIDILPSLSRLMNMGIGKDKTRDDHKSVSDQLYANYAEGRDLRGLVAIVGEEALSEKDRKLLKFAEAFEDKFVRQGKKEDRSIKDTLTVAWKLMSEMPKEHLTRIKPEMRELYWGK; encoded by the coding sequence ATGAAAGAATATAAAACAATCAGCAGGGTCGCAGGGCCTCTTGTATTTGTCGAAAAAACAGAGCCTGTAGGCTATGGCGAAGTCGTTAAAATCGCGCTTTCAAACGGCGAAACAAAAAGCGGGCAGGTTCTTGATACTTCAAAAGATATTGTAGTAATCCAGCTTTTCGAAGGAACTTCTGCAGTTGATAGGGAAGCCAGAGTCAGATTTCTTGGAGAAACAATAAAATTGCCGGTATCCGGCGAAATGCTCGGAAGAATTCTTTCAGGAGCAGGAAAGCCTATAGACGGCGGCCCTGAGATTATTCCTGAAGAGCGGCGTGACATCATGGGCGCGGCAATAAATCCTTATTCAAGGGCATCGCCTTCTGATTTTATCCAGACCGGAATTTCGACAATCGATGCGACAAACACGCTTGTCAGAGGCCAGAAACTTCCTATTTTCTCAGGCTCAGGACTTCCGCATAACGAAATCGCGCTTCAGATTGCAAGGCAGGCAAAAGTCGTGGGGCAAAAAGGAGCTTTCGCTGTTGTGTTCGCGGCGATGGGAATTACGAATGAAGAGGCACAATACTTTATGGCGGATTTTGAAAAGACTGGCGCGCTTGAGCGGGCAGTAGTATTTTTGAACCTTGCAAACGACCCGGCAGTCGAGCGAATTGTTACGCCAAGAATGGCACTCACTGCTGCAGAATATCTTGCATTCGAAAAAGACATGCACGTTCTTGTCATACTTACAGACATGAGCAATTACTGCGAATCTCTTCGTGAAATCGGTGCTGCTAGAGAAGAAATACCTGGCAGACGAGGATATCCGGGTTACATGTACACAGATCTTGCGACAATATATGAACGGGCAGGAATGATAAAAAACAGAAAAGGCTCGATAACCCAGATTCCGATTCTGACAATGTCAGGAGATGATATAACACACCCAATTCCGGACTTAACAGGATACATCACAGAAGGCCAGATTACACTTTCAAGAGAACTGCACAGGAAAGGCATTTATCCGCCTATAGATATTCTTCCGTCGCTTTCAAGGCTGATGAACATGGGCATAGGAAAGGACAAGACGCGCGATGACCACAAATCAGTGTCTGACCAGCTGTATGCGAACTACGCAGAAGGCAGGGATTTAAGAGGGCTTGTAGCGATTGTAGGCGAAGAAGCGCTTTCTGAAAAAGACCGAAAGCTTCTGAAATTCGCAGAGGCATTTGAGGATAAATTCGTGCGCCAGGGAAAGAAAGAGGACCGTTCGATAAAAGACACTCTGACAGTCGCATGGAAACTTATGTCTGAAATGCCAAAAGAGCATCTTACAAGAATCAAGCCTGAAATGAGAGAATTGTATTGGGGGAAATGA
- a CDS encoding HEPN domain-containing protein: MNPMAEMYLERAENEFAAAGMLMEVSRNQTLQKEQFRIEKNFTFYSAVISHSYYCIFYSAKAILLSEGIKTDSPDIHKKTFEAFEAFFVKTGKLDVQLLMIYKKMMLRAEELLGIYSLEKKKRGEYTYQKLPQANMEPAGESLKNASLFFKAINGILRKL; encoded by the coding sequence ATGAATCCGATGGCAGAGATGTATCTTGAGCGCGCGGAAAATGAGTTTGCCGCCGCCGGAATGCTTATGGAGGTGTCCAGAAATCAAACGCTTCAGAAGGAGCAGTTCAGGATAGAAAAGAATTTTACATTCTACAGCGCAGTCATAAGCCATTCATACTATTGCATCTTCTACTCGGCAAAAGCAATACTTTTAAGCGAGGGCATAAAAACAGACTCGCCGGACATACATAAGAAAACCTTTGAAGCATTTGAAGCTTTCTTTGTCAAAACAGGAAAGCTTGACGTTCAATTGCTTATGATTTACAAAAAAATGATGCTTCGGGCAGAAGAATTGCTCGGCATCTATTCTTTAGAAAAAAAGAAGCGTGGAGAATATACTTATCAGAAGCTTCCGCAGGCAAATATGGAGCCGGCTGGAGAATCGCTTAAAAATGCGTCTTTATTCTTTAAGGCAATTAATGGAATTTTAAGGAAATTGTAA